The following proteins are co-located in the Macaca thibetana thibetana isolate TM-01 chromosome 6, ASM2454274v1, whole genome shotgun sequence genome:
- the NKD2 gene encoding protein naked cuticle homolog 2 isoform X2 — MGKLQSKHAAAARKRRESPEGDSFVGSAYASGRKGAEETERRARDKQELPNGNPKEGPFREDQCPLEVALPTEKAEGRERPGQQLSADDGERAANREGPRGRGGQRLNIDALQCDVSVEDDDRQEWTFTLYDFDNCGKVTREDMSSLMHTIYEVVDASVNHSSGSSKTLRVKLTVSPEPSSKRKEGPPAGQDREPNRCRTESELPEEPRVADRRLSAHVRYPILGDVPPSLCGGQALLCAPCRRPSADPQPCSERGPYCVDENTERRNHYLDLAGIENYTSRFGPGSPPVQAKQEPQGRASHLQARSRSQEPDTHAVHHRRSQVLVEHVPSLETAARALDPQPRPKGPEKQFLKSPKGSGKPPGVPASSKSGKAFSYYLPAVLSPQAPQDGHHLPQPPPQPPPPPYGHKRYRQKGREGHSPLKAPHAQPAAVEHEVVRDLPPTPAGEGYAVPVIQRHEHHHHHEHHHHHHHHHFHPS, encoded by the exons GAGCTGCCCAATGGGAACCCCAAGGAAGGGCCTTTCCGGGAGGACCAGTGTCCCCTAGAGG TGGCACTCCCCACTGAGAAAGCTGAGGGCCGCGAGCGCCCAGGACAACAACTCAGCGCAGATGACGGAGAGAGGGCAGCAAACCGTGAGGGCCCACGAGGACGAGGCGGGCAGCGCCTCAACATTGAC GCACTCCAGTGCGATGTCTCGGTGGAGGACGACGACCGCCAGGAGTGGACGTTCACGCTCTACGACTTTGACAACTGTGGGAAGGTCACCAGGGAG GACATGTCCAGCCTCATGCATACCATCTATGAGGTCGTGGATGCCTCGGTCAACCACTCCTCGGGCAGCAGCAAGACCCTCCGTGTGAAGCTAACCGTCAGCCCTGAGCCCTCCAGCAAGAGGAAGGAGGGTCCTCCTGCCGGCCAGG ACCGGGAGCCCAACCGTTGCAGAACAGAGAGTGAACTGCCAGAGGAGCCAAGGGTGGCCGACAGGAGGTTGTCTGCACACGTCAG GTACCCCATCCTCGGGGACGTGCCGCCCAGTCTGTGCGGCGGTCAGGCCCTTCTCTGTGCTCCATGCAGGAGGCCCAGCGCTGACCCCCAGCCCTGCTCAGAGCGGGGACCCTACTGCGTGGACGAGAACACGGAGCGCAGAAACCACTACCTGGACCTCGCCGGGATTGAGAACTACACGTCCAGATTCGGCCCTG GGTCCCCTCCTGTACAAGCCAAGCAGGAGCCCCAGGGCAGGGCCTCGCACCTCCAGGCCCGGTCCCGCTCCCAAGAGCCGGACACACACGCCGTGCACCACCGCAGGTCGCAGGTGCTGGTGGAACACGTGCCATCCTTGGAAACTGCTGCCCGGGCCCTGGACCCACAGCCCCGGCCGAAGGGGCCGGAGAAGCAGTTCCTCAAGTCCCCCAAGGGCTCCGGGAAGCCGCCTGGGGTGCCAGCCAGCAGCAAGTCCGGGAAAGCCTTCAGCTACTACCTGCCGGCCGTCCTGTCCCCCCAGGCCCCTCAGGACGGCCACCACCTCCCGCAGCCTCCCCCGCAGCCCCCACCGCCACCCTACGGCCACAAGCGGTACCGCCAAAAGGGCAGGGAGGGCCACTCGCCACTCAAGGCCCCACACGCCCAGCCTGCCGCAGTGGAGCACGAGGTGGTGCGGGACCTGCCGCCCACGCCAGCGGGAGAGGGCTACGCGGTGCCGGTGATCCAGCGGCAcgaacaccaccaccaccacgagcaccaccaccaccaccaccaccaccacttccaCCCGTCCTAG
- the NKD2 gene encoding protein naked cuticle homolog 2 isoform X3, which yields MGKLQSKHAAAARKRRESPEGDSFVGSAYASGRKGAEETERRARDKQELPNGNPKEGPFREDQCPLEAPSPPLVPVVALPTEKAEGRERPGQQLSADDGERAANREGPRGRGGQRLNIDALQCDVSVEDDDRQEWTFTLYDFDNCGKVTREDMSSLMHTIYEVVDASVNHSSGSSKTLRVKLTVSPEPSSKRKEGPPAGQDREPNRCRTESELPEEPRVADRRLSAHVRRPSADPQPCSERGPYCVDENTERRNHYLDLAGIENYTSRFGPGSPPVQAKQEPQGRASHLQARSRSQEPDTHAVHHRRSQVLVEHVPSLETAARALDPQPRPKGPEKQFLKSPKGSGKPPGVPASSKSGKAFSYYLPAVLSPQAPQDGHHLPQPPPQPPPPPYGHKRYRQKGREGHSPLKAPHAQPAAVEHEVVRDLPPTPAGEGYAVPVIQRHEHHHHHEHHHHHHHHHFHPS from the exons GAGCTGCCCAATGGGAACCCCAAGGAAGGGCCTTTCCGGGAGGACCAGTGTCCCCTAGAGG CCCCTTCGCCACCTCTTGTCCCCGTAGTGGCACTCCCCACTGAGAAAGCTGAGGGCCGCGAGCGCCCAGGACAACAACTCAGCGCAGATGACGGAGAGAGGGCAGCAAACCGTGAGGGCCCACGAGGACGAGGCGGGCAGCGCCTCAACATTGAC GCACTCCAGTGCGATGTCTCGGTGGAGGACGACGACCGCCAGGAGTGGACGTTCACGCTCTACGACTTTGACAACTGTGGGAAGGTCACCAGGGAG GACATGTCCAGCCTCATGCATACCATCTATGAGGTCGTGGATGCCTCGGTCAACCACTCCTCGGGCAGCAGCAAGACCCTCCGTGTGAAGCTAACCGTCAGCCCTGAGCCCTCCAGCAAGAGGAAGGAGGGTCCTCCTGCCGGCCAGG ACCGGGAGCCCAACCGTTGCAGAACAGAGAGTGAACTGCCAGAGGAGCCAAGGGTGGCCGACAGGAGGTTGTCTGCACACGTCAG GAGGCCCAGCGCTGACCCCCAGCCCTGCTCAGAGCGGGGACCCTACTGCGTGGACGAGAACACGGAGCGCAGAAACCACTACCTGGACCTCGCCGGGATTGAGAACTACACGTCCAGATTCGGCCCTG GGTCCCCTCCTGTACAAGCCAAGCAGGAGCCCCAGGGCAGGGCCTCGCACCTCCAGGCCCGGTCCCGCTCCCAAGAGCCGGACACACACGCCGTGCACCACCGCAGGTCGCAGGTGCTGGTGGAACACGTGCCATCCTTGGAAACTGCTGCCCGGGCCCTGGACCCACAGCCCCGGCCGAAGGGGCCGGAGAAGCAGTTCCTCAAGTCCCCCAAGGGCTCCGGGAAGCCGCCTGGGGTGCCAGCCAGCAGCAAGTCCGGGAAAGCCTTCAGCTACTACCTGCCGGCCGTCCTGTCCCCCCAGGCCCCTCAGGACGGCCACCACCTCCCGCAGCCTCCCCCGCAGCCCCCACCGCCACCCTACGGCCACAAGCGGTACCGCCAAAAGGGCAGGGAGGGCCACTCGCCACTCAAGGCCCCACACGCCCAGCCTGCCGCAGTGGAGCACGAGGTGGTGCGGGACCTGCCGCCCACGCCAGCGGGAGAGGGCTACGCGGTGCCGGTGATCCAGCGGCAcgaacaccaccaccaccacgagcaccaccaccaccaccaccaccaccacttccaCCCGTCCTAG
- the NKD2 gene encoding protein naked cuticle homolog 2 isoform X1 gives MGKLQSKHAAAARKRRESPEGDSFVGSAYASGRKGAEETERRARDKQELPNGNPKEGPFREDQCPLEAPSPPLVPVVALPTEKAEGRERPGQQLSADDGERAANREGPRGRGGQRLNIDALQCDVSVEDDDRQEWTFTLYDFDNCGKVTREDMSSLMHTIYEVVDASVNHSSGSSKTLRVKLTVSPEPSSKRKEGPPAGQDREPNRCRTESELPEEPRVADRRLSAHVRYPILGDVPPSLCGGQALLCAPCRRPSADPQPCSERGPYCVDENTERRNHYLDLAGIENYTSRFGPGSPPVQAKQEPQGRASHLQARSRSQEPDTHAVHHRRSQVLVEHVPSLETAARALDPQPRPKGPEKQFLKSPKGSGKPPGVPASSKSGKAFSYYLPAVLSPQAPQDGHHLPQPPPQPPPPPYGHKRYRQKGREGHSPLKAPHAQPAAVEHEVVRDLPPTPAGEGYAVPVIQRHEHHHHHEHHHHHHHHHFHPS, from the exons GAGCTGCCCAATGGGAACCCCAAGGAAGGGCCTTTCCGGGAGGACCAGTGTCCCCTAGAGG CCCCTTCGCCACCTCTTGTCCCCGTAGTGGCACTCCCCACTGAGAAAGCTGAGGGCCGCGAGCGCCCAGGACAACAACTCAGCGCAGATGACGGAGAGAGGGCAGCAAACCGTGAGGGCCCACGAGGACGAGGCGGGCAGCGCCTCAACATTGAC GCACTCCAGTGCGATGTCTCGGTGGAGGACGACGACCGCCAGGAGTGGACGTTCACGCTCTACGACTTTGACAACTGTGGGAAGGTCACCAGGGAG GACATGTCCAGCCTCATGCATACCATCTATGAGGTCGTGGATGCCTCGGTCAACCACTCCTCGGGCAGCAGCAAGACCCTCCGTGTGAAGCTAACCGTCAGCCCTGAGCCCTCCAGCAAGAGGAAGGAGGGTCCTCCTGCCGGCCAGG ACCGGGAGCCCAACCGTTGCAGAACAGAGAGTGAACTGCCAGAGGAGCCAAGGGTGGCCGACAGGAGGTTGTCTGCACACGTCAG GTACCCCATCCTCGGGGACGTGCCGCCCAGTCTGTGCGGCGGTCAGGCCCTTCTCTGTGCTCCATGCAGGAGGCCCAGCGCTGACCCCCAGCCCTGCTCAGAGCGGGGACCCTACTGCGTGGACGAGAACACGGAGCGCAGAAACCACTACCTGGACCTCGCCGGGATTGAGAACTACACGTCCAGATTCGGCCCTG GGTCCCCTCCTGTACAAGCCAAGCAGGAGCCCCAGGGCAGGGCCTCGCACCTCCAGGCCCGGTCCCGCTCCCAAGAGCCGGACACACACGCCGTGCACCACCGCAGGTCGCAGGTGCTGGTGGAACACGTGCCATCCTTGGAAACTGCTGCCCGGGCCCTGGACCCACAGCCCCGGCCGAAGGGGCCGGAGAAGCAGTTCCTCAAGTCCCCCAAGGGCTCCGGGAAGCCGCCTGGGGTGCCAGCCAGCAGCAAGTCCGGGAAAGCCTTCAGCTACTACCTGCCGGCCGTCCTGTCCCCCCAGGCCCCTCAGGACGGCCACCACCTCCCGCAGCCTCCCCCGCAGCCCCCACCGCCACCCTACGGCCACAAGCGGTACCGCCAAAAGGGCAGGGAGGGCCACTCGCCACTCAAGGCCCCACACGCCCAGCCTGCCGCAGTGGAGCACGAGGTGGTGCGGGACCTGCCGCCCACGCCAGCGGGAGAGGGCTACGCGGTGCCGGTGATCCAGCGGCAcgaacaccaccaccaccacgagcaccaccaccaccaccaccaccaccacttccaCCCGTCCTAG